A genomic window from Vigna radiata var. radiata cultivar VC1973A chromosome 2, Vradiata_ver6, whole genome shotgun sequence includes:
- the LOC106753285 gene encoding uncharacterized protein LOC106753285, whose translation MCEEFKSSMMLKFDMTDLGKMRYFLGVEVIQSNARIFICQRRYALEVLAKFNMVDSNPVRNPIVPGTMLSKDDNGVAVDATKFRKVIGSLMYLTVTRPDLMFEVNLISKFMANPK comes from the coding sequence ATGTGTGAGGAATTCAAAAGTTCAATGATGCTGAAGTTTGACATGACTGATTTGGGAAAAATGAGATACTTTCTTGGAGTAGAAGTCATACAAAGTAATGCTAGGATTTTTATTTGTCAAAGAAGATATGCCCTTGAGGTTCTAGCCAAATTCAACATGGTAGATAGTAATCCTGTAAGGAATCCTATTGTTCCAGGTACCATGCTTTCAAAGGATGACAATGGTGTTGCAGTAGATGCAACTAAGTTCAGAAAAGTAATTGGAAGTCTCATGTATTTGACAGTAACTCGACCAGATTTGATGTTTGAAGTAAATCTGATAAGCAAGTTCATGGCTAACCCAAAGTAG
- the LOC106777906 gene encoding uncharacterized protein LOC106777906 produces MGIYSPNGSCHGSQHMHPYRVHDFPIRSLCFQNLQKARGEMPRKICNEGCYDGLTRYGKVLDYALIYWRHIYWRDIEIDDFFIHDFGYLVGFCLISETEFLKEMKNL; encoded by the exons ATGGGTATATACTCTCCAAACGGGTCTTGCCATGGGAGCCAACACATGCATCCATATCGAGTTCACGACTTTCCTATTCGCTCTCTTTGTTTCCAAAATCTTCAGAAAGCTCGTGGAGAGATGCCAAGGAAAATTTGCAATGAAG GATGTTATGATGGTTTAACGAG gTATGGAAAGGTGTTGGATTATGCACTCATATATTGGAGGCACATATATTGGAGGGACATAGagattgatgatttttttattcacgATTTTGGCTATCTTGTTGGCTTCTGCTTGATTTCTGAGACTG AGTttttgaaagagatgaaaaaccTGTGA